A stretch of Gemmatimonas aurantiaca T-27 DNA encodes these proteins:
- the rpsM gene encoding 30S ribosomal protein S13 — translation MARIAGVDLPREKKVEIGLTYIFGIGRKTAQKILEASGVSSAQRVRDLNDNDLNKLRQEIERNHRVEGALRTEVAMNIKRLMDIGSYRGTRHRRGLPVRGQRTHTNARTKKGPRRAIAGKKKVTK, via the coding sequence ATGGCACGTATCGCTGGTGTTGATCTCCCGCGTGAGAAGAAGGTGGAGATCGGCCTGACTTATATCTTCGGGATCGGCCGCAAGACGGCCCAGAAGATCCTCGAAGCCTCCGGTGTGTCGAGCGCGCAGCGCGTTCGCGACCTGAACGACAACGACCTGAACAAGCTCCGTCAGGAAATTGAGCGCAATCATCGCGTCGAGGGTGCCCTGCGCACCGAAGTTGCGATGAACATCAAGCGCCTGATGGACATCGGTTCGTATCGTGGGACGCGTCATCGCCGCGGCCTCCCCGTGCGCGGGCAGCGCACGCACACCAACGCGCGCACCAAGAAGGGGCCGCGCCGCGCTATCGCGGGCAAGAAGAAGGTGACCAAGTAA
- a CDS encoding dihydroorotate dehydrogenase, which translates to MTSTLQASVVSATPPDARSAAPLTSGGPKPGSVSVAGLAFRNPVVLASGTAGFGQELEDVLDLSAVGGISTKAVSVAPRPGNPALRVSEFAGGMMNAIGLANPGLESVRRDYLPWLPAHHPGTRVFVNVVGNSIEDFATVVRGLDDVPGVDAFELNVSCPNVKAGGLEFGADPQALHALVSAARGATKRPIFVKLSPTLGAAIADTARVAVDAGATGLTLVNTMPGTVIDTDRRRPKLSFGSGGVSGPALLPVGLLATWRVSRALPTVPLIGLGGISTGDDALQYLMAGASLVGVGTAALRDPRAPERIVRQLQRWCDREGVRDITTLIGTLQWPS; encoded by the coding sequence GTGACGAGCACCCTGCAAGCCAGTGTGGTGAGTGCCACGCCACCGGATGCCCGATCTGCGGCGCCCCTGACCAGCGGTGGCCCCAAGCCCGGCAGCGTCTCCGTGGCCGGCCTGGCGTTCCGGAACCCCGTGGTGCTGGCGTCGGGAACGGCCGGATTTGGGCAGGAGCTCGAGGATGTGCTCGATCTGTCGGCGGTGGGTGGTATTTCCACCAAGGCGGTGAGCGTGGCCCCGAGGCCCGGCAATCCGGCGCTGCGGGTGAGCGAGTTTGCGGGCGGCATGATGAACGCGATCGGGTTGGCCAACCCCGGACTCGAGTCCGTGCGTCGCGACTATTTGCCGTGGCTCCCCGCTCATCATCCGGGCACCCGGGTGTTCGTGAACGTCGTGGGCAACAGCATCGAGGATTTTGCCACCGTGGTGCGTGGCCTCGATGACGTGCCGGGCGTGGATGCGTTTGAGCTGAACGTGAGCTGCCCGAATGTGAAGGCAGGGGGGCTGGAGTTTGGTGCGGATCCACAGGCGCTGCATGCGTTGGTGTCCGCGGCCCGCGGCGCCACCAAGCGGCCGATTTTTGTGAAGCTTTCGCCCACGCTGGGCGCGGCCATCGCCGACACCGCCCGGGTGGCGGTGGACGCTGGCGCGACCGGGCTGACGCTCGTGAATACCATGCCGGGCACCGTCATCGACACCGACCGCCGCCGCCCCAAGCTGAGCTTTGGCAGTGGTGGGGTCAGTGGTCCGGCCTTGCTGCCGGTGGGATTGCTGGCCACCTGGCGGGTCAGTCGCGCACTGCCGACGGTGCCGTTGATCGGGCTCGGTGGGATCAGTACCGGCGACGACGCGCTGCAATACCTGATGGCCGGTGCGTCGCTGGTGGGCGTCGGGACGGCCGCGTTGCGCGATCCGCGCGCACCAGAACGCATTGTGCGACAGCTCCAGCGGTGGTGCGACCGCGAAGGGGTACGCGACATCACGACCTTGATCGGAACTCTGCAGTGGCCCTCGTGA
- the rpsK gene encoding 30S ribosomal protein S11, which translates to MATAKKTKRVVEAEGIAHVSATFNNTTITITDMHGNAVSWGSAGKAGFKGSKKSTPFAATVASEQCAREALTLGVRRVHVRVQGPGSGRESAIQALAAAGLTVKSIRDVTPIPHNGCRPPKRRRV; encoded by the coding sequence ATGGCTACCGCGAAGAAGACCAAGCGCGTCGTCGAGGCGGAAGGCATCGCCCACGTCAGCGCCACGTTCAACAACACGACCATCACGATCACCGACATGCATGGCAACGCGGTGTCGTGGGGATCGGCCGGCAAGGCCGGTTTCAAGGGGTCCAAGAAGTCCACGCCGTTCGCCGCCACGGTGGCGTCCGAGCAGTGCGCGCGCGAAGCGCTCACGCTCGGCGTGCGCCGCGTGCATGTGCGCGTGCAGGGACCGGGCTCCGGTCGTGAATCGGCCATCCAGGCGCTCGCCGCCGCAGGGCTCACCGTGAAGTCCATCCGTGACGTCACGCCGATCCCGCACAACGGCTGCCGTCCCCCCAAGCGTCGGAGGGTCTGA
- the rpmJ gene encoding 50S ribosomal protein L36, with the protein MKVRSSVKPICEHCKVVKRQGVTRIICKRNPKHKQRQG; encoded by the coding sequence GTGAAAGTTCGCAGCAGCGTGAAGCCGATCTGTGAGCACTGCAAGGTCGTGAAGCGACAGGGCGTGACTCGCATCATCTGCAAGCGCAACCCGAAGCACAAGCAGCGTCAGGGCTGA
- the pyrF gene encoding orotidine-5'-phosphate decarboxylase yields the protein MTAESSSSTSARSQTVIPIVALDVPDRMGAEAVVHQLGDACGFYKVGLELFAAEGPAIVAWLRAQGKEVFVDLKLHDIPNTVRGAARSVARHGASLLTIHASGGAEMIAAAVAGAQEGAPDGRCGILGVTVLTSTDSHGLAAAWGRTAPVDVQEEVLRLAGTVAEQGGAGIVCSGHEAAAVRSAHGDRLGLLIPGIRLPGGDAHDQRRVMTPAAAAEAGARWLILGRAVTGAADPVSAMGQVHASLR from the coding sequence GTGACAGCCGAAAGCTCTTCTTCGACCTCCGCGCGATCTCAGACGGTCATTCCGATCGTGGCGCTGGATGTGCCGGATCGGATGGGCGCCGAAGCCGTGGTGCACCAGTTGGGAGACGCGTGCGGCTTCTACAAGGTGGGACTCGAGCTGTTCGCCGCCGAGGGGCCGGCGATCGTGGCCTGGCTCCGCGCACAGGGCAAGGAGGTCTTCGTCGATCTCAAGCTGCACGACATTCCCAATACGGTCCGGGGGGCAGCGCGAAGTGTGGCCCGCCATGGCGCGTCCTTGCTCACGATTCACGCCAGTGGTGGCGCGGAGATGATCGCGGCGGCGGTCGCGGGGGCGCAGGAGGGTGCGCCGGACGGCCGGTGCGGTATTCTGGGCGTGACGGTGCTGACCAGCACCGACAGCCACGGTCTCGCTGCGGCCTGGGGCCGGACGGCCCCGGTGGATGTGCAGGAGGAAGTACTGCGACTGGCGGGCACGGTGGCCGAGCAGGGCGGGGCTGGCATCGTGTGCTCGGGTCACGAGGCTGCGGCGGTCCGGAGCGCCCATGGTGACCGGCTGGGGCTGCTCATCCCCGGCATTCGGCTCCCAGGCGGCGACGCCCACGATCAGCGCCGCGTGATGACACCCGCGGCAGCGGCGGAGGCCGGTGCGCGCTGGCTCATCCTGGGTCGGGCGGTGACCGGGGCGGCGGATCCGGTGTCGGCGATGGGTCAGGTCCACGCCAGTTTACGGTAG